TTCCTAATAACTTACTGCAATATAAATATTGCTGGTCGGAGATCAAACTAAGGCAAATTCATGGATATGTCAGATAACCTTAGACCATCCACTAAAAAAAGTTAAATGCTTCGAGGGTGATGTGTAGAACATGTCAATGACCATAGGCCTTGCAGGAAAACCAAATGCAGGTAAATCAACTTTTTTCAAGGCAGCTACCCTTGCGGATGTGGAGATCGCGAACTATCCGTTCACCACCATCAATGCCAACAGAGGTGTAACATACGTAAGGGCTGAATGTCCATGCATGCAGAAAGATAAACGCTGTGGCAACTGCCAGGACGGGATCAGGTTCGTCCCCATCGAGATGATCGATGTGGCAGGCCTTGTGCCTGATGCTCACACCGGCCGTGGTCTTGGTAATGCCTTCCTTGACGAGCTCAGGCAGGCGCAGGCCATCATCCATGTGATCGATGCATCCGGTGGTACGGACATTGAAGGGAACCCTGTGGATATCGGGGACCACGATCCGATGGAGGACGTGGACTTCCTCAACCGTGAGATCACCATGTGGATGACAGGCATCCTTAAACGTAACTGGGACAAGCTCTCACGCAAGATAAAGGCAGAAGGCCTCAAGATGTCAGAGGTTATCTCCGACCAGCTCATGGGCGCCGGGGTCAATGAATCCCAGGCACACGAAGCCCTGCTTTCCTGCCCCATGCCCGGAGAATGCACCCAGTGGACCGATGAGGACATGATCAATCTCTGTGAAGCGATCCGTGCCATCAGCAAACCTACAATGATAGCCGCCAACAAGATCGATGTGGCGCCTGAGGAAAACGTCAGCAACCTCGAGAGCCTCGACCTTATAGTAGTGCCCACCAGTGCTGCTGCAGAGCTTGCATTAAGGTCAGCTGCAAAGAACGAGATCATCAAGTACCTTCCGGGTGACGATGACTTCGACATCATCTCCGAGGACGTGAACGACGCACAGAGAAAAGGACTGGAAAGCCTGAAAGGCCTCATGAAACAGCTGGGAACCGGTGGCGGCGGGATCCAGGAGTGCATCAACCGGGCGGTCTTCGACCTGCTCGACCTCATAGTAGTATATCCGGTAGAGGATGAAGGCAAATGGTCCGACAAGAACGACAGGATGCTTCCTGATGCGTTCCTCATGCCGAAAGGATCCACAGCCCACGACCTTGCATACCGGGTACATACCGACATCGGGGACAGGTTCCTCTATGCAGTGGACGGCAAGACAAAGATGCGCCTTGGAGAAAAACACGAGCTCAACGACGGCGATGTGATCAAGATCGTATCCACAGCCAAATAATGACCCGGGCATATACCCCGGGAACATTCAAGATGACACTATGATAAGAAGCCTGTATGAGAGATACCTGCTCGACCAGGTGAACAATGCACCGGAGCAGATACCTGAACATATAACAATGATACTCCCTGAATCCGACCTGCTTGATGCGCAGGGGAAGGAAAAGTTCAGGGAAGTGATGGGCTGGTGCCTGAAGCTTGGCATCACGACCATCAGCATCTACGTAGATGTACTGGACACAAAGGAAGAGTTCCAGAAACAGATGGTATCCACACTTACTACAGGCCTTACGGATATACTTGGATCATTCCCAGAAGAAGTTGGCTTTTTCATATACGATGAGAAAGGCGATCTCAAAAAGGAACGTAAAGGGAATTCCCTTACCGTACATCTCTCGATCGGTTTCGGCGGAAGGGCGGAGATCACAAAGTCAGTCCGATCGATACTCTCTGAAGTGAAAGATGGTAAGATCGCACCTGAAGATATAGATGAGAGCGTGATAGAGTCACATCTGCTGGTAAAGGAAGAACCTGACATGATCATACGCTCCGGCGGGAACCACCTTTCAGATTTCCTGCTCTGGCAATCCGCATATTCAGAGCTTTATTTCACAGATGTCAACTGGCACGATCTCAGGAAAATAGACCTGCTTAGAATTATACGGGATTTCCAGAAAAGGCAGCGTCGCTTTGGCAAATGACCTTGTCCCAAAAACCGATCAGACCTTGCGTTCCATAACAATAGCATTGTCATCAAGGTAATAACGCGGAATATTGCCTGTCACCTCAAAACCGTTCGACAGGTAGAATTCCTGAGCATCTTTGTTCTTTTCCCTTACCTCAAGACGGATAAAGGAATAAGAGTTCTCTTTTGCAAGAAGACCACATACATCAAGAAGAGCCGTTGCAACCCCCATTCTCCGGTATTCCGGATGGGTTGCAATGCTTGCAAGATGTGCCGCCTTTTTAATGACAACAAGAACAGCATATCCAATGATGACACCATCAGATTCCACAACAATAAAGCCGGGATAGTCCGCATACGAATGGAAAACATTCGCTTCCCACGGCACCCCAAATGAGAGGTTCTCGATCTCTACGACCGAAGGAATATCCGAACTGGTAGCTATCCGCATCATATGACAGGATTATTTACTTCATAAGTGATAAATTAAAGGTTTGGATGTTGCAGGGCACCATACTTATACAAGCTCGCACAACCTCTCAATGATGCCAGTATATTCGGTCATAGTATGTCCAAAATGCAGGAAGTCCGCCCAGCTGATAGAACAGAAAGGTGCAAAGACCACACGATGCCAGCGCTGCGGAGCCACACTTCAGACAAGGAAACTGAGAGTATTCCACACAACAGACAACCTTGAAGAGGCCATTGCAGTACGCACCCGGCTGCAGGCAGAGGTCCTCGGAAAAGGATATGAGACCATAGAAGGCAGTACTTCCTCAAAAGGTGCGTCTTTTTCCACATTTACTTCATCACCGGGACCTGAATACGGATCGGAGAATGCCGAAAAGGAAATTGTCCTGAATTTCCAGTCACCTTCCCCCAAGGTCACGCCAAAGCCCAAAAAAAAGGATCCGGTAAAGATCATTTTGTCAATTCTTGAAAAAAAGCAGGGTGCAGTGCAGGTAACTGCACTTCAGGAACTTGCACTCCGGCAGGATATTGATGAGGAGACCTTTGAGACCACAATGGAAAAATTGCTGCGAAAGGGGGACATCTATTCTCCTAAAAAGGGATATGTCCGGATAGTACCATGAGATGATAGCATGGGATCATAACATCCTTCCGGAACATAAACACATAAATTATATCTAAAAGAACCACATAATCTTATGGTTCACTGAACTGCTCAATACGAGCATACGATCATTCATCAAATCATTCTCATCATACAAGGTAAGAACATGTCCGACAAGACAACCCTCGACATTATAGAACTCCTACTGACAGCAGAGATATACAACAGATACCCGCAAATGGATGTTAACGATCTTCCGAAGAACATAAGGAAGAACTACTGGAGCCGTGCACACAAAGGCGTCCCAAAACCAATTAATGTCTCCCGCTCTGACATAAAGAAGCTCTTTGAGATAGAGGAGATAAAGGGACAGATATTCTCACTTCCATTCATGGATGTAGACGAACTTACCTCCAGGATCAAGTTCACTTCCTTTGATGTTGCTGCAGACTGGTTCCGCAAACAGGAGAATGCTGCAGAGCGCATCGACCAGAACCCGGCACTTGCATATTATTATGAGAAGAAGGAAGTCGCAGGAACAAGCTATGAGAAAGCACGTTCTGTGACAAGACCTAAAGAGGTTGACAGGGAATGGATCGAGTCCCTGAGAAGTGAGATCGCCGAAGAAGAGGGCGGAGAGGACATGCTCAAACTTGTGGAGATCGTGGCTCCGGAGGACATCGTCCAGCCCCTCAGGTTCCTTGTGCTCAATGATGAGCAGAAAGAAGAAGTAGAGAAGATAGTAAAGGCGATCGAGTACAGGGAGTATCTCAAAAGCATAGGACTGTATGATATCGGAAAGATACTGCTTGTGGGTCCACCCGGAACCGGAAAGACCTCTGTGGCAAAGGCAATGTCAGAGCGCCTCTCCATACCTTTTGTAGAGGTCAGGCTTTCCATGATAACCGACCAGTACCTCGGTGAGACGGCAAAGAACATCGACAGGGTGTTCGCACTTGCCAAGCGCCTGAGCCCATGCATCCTCTTCATAGATGAGTTCGATTTTGTCGCCAAGACAAGGGCTTCAGACGAACACGCAGCTTTGAAGAGAGCTGTGAACACGCTTCTCAAGGCTATTGACCAGATCAGCCTCACCAACGACGGCGTGCTCCTGATAGCCGCTACGAACCACCCCAGAATGCTTGATTCTGCTGTCTGGAGAAGGTTCGACGAGATCATGGACTTCCCGCTTCCTGATGAGAGGATGAGAAAGGAGATCCTCGATATCGTTACCATAGAAATAAAAGGTGACTTCAACACCGGAGAGATCGCACCCATCACCGAAGGATACTCCGGTTCCGACCTTCGTATGATCATCCGTGAGAGTGTGCTCAATGCACTTGTGGAGGAGCGTACAACCATCACCCATCAGGACCTCATTGATGCAGTAGGCAGGTTCAACAAGCGTGCCCACATTAAATCCGATGAATATGTCGTCAATACCGGGGGTTTCTAAGGACCCATGAAGATCACGCTTCTGGGAACCGGTGACGCGCCCGGCACCCCGATCATCGGCTGTGACTGCAGGACCTGCAGGGATGCCCGCAACGGAGGAAAGAGTAACCGTACACGGTTTTCAGTCCTTGTGGAATCCGATGAGGGAAAAGTGCTGATCGACACAAGCCCGGACATGCGGCAGCAGATGCTCAGTAAAGGCATAAGGCATATTGATGCGGTGATCTGGACCCACGGACATTACGACCATTACACCGGTTTTGGTGAGTTCCACCGCGTCCAGAGCCATGTTGACGTCTATGGGGTCACCGATACGCTGGACTACATACTCGATTATGTCTCATTTTTGAAACCGCGAAGACATGATGTTATCCCAGGGGAACCATTTGAGATCATCGGACTTGAGTTCACGGTCTTCGAGGTCAATCATCCTCCTGTTGAAAAGGCGATAGGTGTCATCATACGCGAAGGTGACAGGAAAGTTGTCATCAGCGGGGACACGGACAACAATATCCCGGAAGAAAGCCTTGAACTTATAATGGACCCTGACCTGTTCATTGTGGATGCTATTATACCGGATGATGTCGGTTTCCATGTAAAGAAGCACATGGATGCAAAAGAGGCCATGGAAATGGCTGAAAAGATAAGGGCCAAGGAGGTCGTGATGACACACCTGAGCCATTATTACAAACCTCATGAAGAGGCAGTCGCTACATTCCCGCTGGGTTATGACGGAATGGAATTTAATTTCTGAAAATAGATATCGTTCTAAATCTAGATCTAAATCAAAAAAGTGGGCCTGTAACAGGCCTCATTTCAATTTGTTCTTTCCTTTCTCATCGAATCCTTCTTCGATGACCTCACGGGCCTTGCGAAGTCTTCTTCTTGTTGAAAGGTAGTTACCAAGCACGATCAGTACTCCGCCACCAAGGATTATCGTACCTATTAAAAGCATACGTGGAGCGGATGTCGAATAGAACTTGACAACTATAGGGTTGTAGGGCAGATCATCTTCAGTGATCTCTACCTTAAGGAACTCCCTTGCCATCTCGGTGAAAGAACCAGCTGTTGCACGCAGGTCGTACCATACAAGGACCTCCCTGTTAAGATCGTCAAAGTATCTTTCTGCAGGCTCTGGGCTCACTTTGCCTATAAACGGATTACCTGTTGTAAAGCCTTCAGGAAGGACGAACCTTACGACCGAATCATGGGAAGGGATATACATGAAATCCTGCCCCATGGGAGCCTTCATGCTATAAGCCACAATTCCGGTGATACTCTCATTGAACTTCATGTAGATGTGCTTCTGTCCCCGGATTACCTCCTCTTCCATAGTATAATTAAAAACAGGCACATCATCTATCGAAGATGTTGAAAGCGTTTCAAAGGTCTCAAAGGAGGTTTCAGTATCCTCAGCGTTGCCTGCAAGTATGACTATGTTAGAGATTGCCTCCTTGTTAGGATTCAGTATATCCTCAAGAGGGATCACCTCAATTACAGAAGCATTCACGACCATATGAACTACATTAGCAGATCCGTTGTCCGTAAGATAGAAAGTGGTCGTGTTTAACAGCTCACCTTCTTCCGTGGTATCGTAAAAGACTTCCAGCTCATATGTGGAAAGGTCAGGAGCTACAGCTTCCTCATCCACAGGAACGAGTTCATCAATGCATCCTGATGCCATTACTGCAAGAGCGAAAATGAATAATGTTGTTATAATTGTTCTATTCATTGTACACATCACAAACAGTTTATCAAAAAATAATGGGCACCATTGGTAAAAAAGGTTATTGAAAAAAAGGGACAGCACTCCCTGACGAGAGGGAGTGTCAATCTAAGATTAGTCGTTGTTTGCCATTGTGAGGATCACACCGGTCTCTTCGAGAGCGGCTGCAACCTCTTTGTATGCGATGAAAAGTTCCCTTTTCTGCATCTCCACAGAGTCAACAGGTGGTTCGGATGCGAACCAGATCTCCTTCTCGCCCTCACCACGTGTGATGGAAACACATGCAAGCATGTCAGCCTGGATCAGCCTGTACACGGAATCAATACCTGTTGGTGTGACCCATGCAGCATAGGACTCCTTGAGCTGTTCAACGAACCTTGTCCAGTTAACAGTTGCAGAACCTTCAAGTCTCAGGTGAAGGTGTGCACGTTCTCCTGTGATCTGCTCATCGACGTTCTTCAGGAACTTCTTGTACTCTGCACTTTCCTCATCAACAGCCTGAGCCTCGTGGCTTGCCAGCTCTTCTGCTGCTTCCTTGAAGAAAGGAGCAAGGTTGACAATGTTTGATGGTCTTGTCATGAATGAAACACCGAAGAATGCAACTCCGCTAAGGGCCATTCCCACAATAACACCATGACCCATGAGAATAGGATTTACGGTCTCAAGATATGGTGGAGCCATAGGTGCGGTCATTGAGAGATCATATACTGTAAAGCTGATCTGTGCAACAGCACCGACAATAAGACCGGCCAGTGCACCTTCCTTGGTAGCACGCTTCCAGTAAAGTCCGCCCATGAGCGGGAAGAAGTAGGATGCACTTGCAATGAAGGTTGCAATGTGGATCGCATCGATGATACCGTCAATGAAGAATGAAGCCACAGTTGCTGCAGCGACTATGAAAAGGACACTAAGCCTGTTGATAGCGAGCATCTGCTTCATTGTTGCATCAGGCTTTACGAACCTCTGGTAGATATCACGTGAAACACATGATGCACCGGATGTAGCAAAGGTATCAGCACAGGACATGGAAGCTGCTGCAAGACCGATCGCGCTGAGGCCGATAATTGCAGGAGAGAATGTGCTTACGATGTAGGTCAGCAATGCAGGTTCTGCCTGTGCCATTCCCATTGGGAACCCTGCTGCAGGGATCTCCGGATACAATGCACTAAGGGCAATAGCAATTACCGCGCATGCAGCAAACACAATTGTTACAAGAAGAGAACCAAGTACAAGACCATTCCTTGCGGATGTTGAATCCTTAGCTGCCCAGACCTTCTGCCATGGGTCCTGCTCAGTGATCCATCCGGGGACGATAGCAAATACGAAGATCAGGACCATAGGCATACCGATGATGAACGGGTTCCACCAGTCGCCAGAAACACCGGAGAAAAGATCGGATGCTGTTGAGATAGTAGCAACATTTGAAGTAACTGAATCAACTGCAAGGAATGCCATAATGATCGCGAATATGGAAAGGAACGCGAACTGGATCACATCGGTCCAGACAACGGCATGCAGACCACCAAGGGTAACATACACGGATACCGCAAGGGCAACTATCAGAGCTGCATATATCGGATCAAGGCCGTAGAATATCTGCAGCACAAGAGCGAATCCCTTAATATCAGCAACTGCGAAAAGGATCATTACGATAGTGATGATAATTCCCACAGGAGCACGGATAGCGGAACTGTACCTCTGCTCAAGCAGCTCTGCCTGTGTGATAGCAGGAAGGTGTTTGATCCTCTTCACGAATATAGCGATTATAAGCAGTGCAAGAATGTTCGGTGCTACGAAACCCCATATGGAGCCCATTCCAAGTAGCATGAAGAATCCTATCACGGCTAATATTCCACCAGCGGTCAGCCATGAAGCTGCCGAGGAAAATCCGACCCCTATCGTACCGATCTTACGACCGGCAAGCCAGAAATCGGTTACTGTCTTTTGTCTTTTTGTAAAGTACCAGCCAATGCCGATCAATCCACAAAGGTAGACTGCAAGCATTGCCATAAATAATTGATAACCATCCATAACTAAACCTCAAAATAATAATTTTTTATTTATCCAAATGTTATTCCTGAAACATTGATACAAACTAACTAACTAATTAACAAACTAAAGATTCACCTATTAAAAGGCAATAAGGACATATTTGCTTTAATATATAAGCTCTTTCAAAAGAAATCCGGGAAAATATCCTTACACATAATAATCGAAGTTAAAACCAATGGATTAACTGATAGTTCCGGATAATGATCAAATGAAGTGAGATCACATCCACTCATAATGCTGCATGACCTCAAGGTTCAGGTCATACATCAGGCTGTTCTCAACATAGCCAAAGAAAAAGCACCCCTCACAATTCTTTGCCAGTGCCTTTTGCCTGTCCTTTGAAACATTCCACACATTGATGATACCATCCTTTACATTACCCATCTTCTCCCTGTGAACACGGCAATGCTCAATGGAACCATCTGCAGTCACATCCAGGATCAGGTTGTTGACATGGCAGTTATAGCCTTTTTTCAGCTCCCGGATCATTTCAAGATATGTAAACGAATTTATGACAGGATAACCTTCCTTTTTCATCTCAATGATCCGATCGATGGTACTGTGATATTTGTCCACGTCACGAATGCCCATGCTTTCCCATACATTCTCCCTGATCCCGCTGAACTCATACAGCGGTTCAAAGGATATCTTCACATCGATATCTCGTGCCAGCTGAATGAGCTCTTCGATGTCATCGAGATTCTTTCCGCTGATCACACAGTTCATAAGCAGAGGATTCTTCAGTTTGTCCTTAACGGTCATTATCGCATCAAGAAGGACCTCAAAATCCATGCCCCGGATCTCCCTGTAGCTTTTAGTCCCGTCCACGGAAACAGAGAGATAATCAAGGTCACCGAAATCGTTAACTCTCTCTTTCAGCAATTTTCCGTTGGTAATCAGGGAAGTTATCATACCCTTACTTTTTGCATAAGCAAGGATCTGTGGCAGGTCCTCCCGAAGAAGAGGTTCAACGGTCCAGGCATTATAAACACCGATACCAAAAGAGCTGGCATCATCAAGCATCCTGAAAATTTCATCAAGACCCATCTCCTCGCCCTGCTCCTTCCAGTATTCACAAAAGCTACAGCTCATGTTACATCTGGAATTGACCGCATGTGAGAGAACAAAAGGCCTCTTTCGGACTCTCATCTGCCAGACCGCACGTGCTGCGATGACGGGAGAAAATTTTGACATGGTAATCTCTTTGATAGAATGCTCTTTTAAGGTGGTCTATATCTTTTATCGTTATTGATAAAACTTGGCATTTTTCCGACATTCGCCCTGCAACCCCACCCCCTTACCAGTCATTTCGTCCCACACTATCTTTTTGGAAGGGAAAAATAAAAAATTTTCATATACCTCACATAGGACAATGTTTATAAGTAGAAAGATGTATGAGAGGGCATCTGAAACTAAAAAGCCTAAATTCCCATCATAATTTAACATAAAAAATGATTTCTGACAAGATTTCCGGTGGGGATTTGCCAAGAAAGAGAGACAAGGCGCTCTTCTTCTTTTAAGAATTAGATATAATTAACAGGTAATCACCATGGAATCATTTAAAAACTTGGGGATCGAAGACGCGATCCTGAGATCAATCGAAGAAAAATGTTTTGAGGCTCCCACTGAGATTCAGGAAATGGCTATCCCGCTTATCCTGGAAGGAAAGGACATCATCGGAGGAGCTGCTACCGGATCCGGTAAAACGCTTGCTTTTGGATGCGGCATCATCCAAAAGATCGAAAGAGGACACGGTATCGGGGCTCTGGTACTGACACCTACAAGGGAACTTGCCGAGCAGGTTCATAACTCACTGAAAGAATTCTCACGTCATAAGAAACTTAAAATTGCATCCGTTTACGGCGGAGTTGCAATTGGACCACAGGTCAAAAAGCTGGAAAGGGCAGATATTGTTGTTGCAACCCCCGGAAGACTGCTGGACCATATAGGAAGAGGAACCATCGATCTGGACAACGTGGAAATGCTTGTTCTTGATGAAGCGGACAGGATGCTTGACATGGGATTCATCGATGATGTGGAAGAGATCGTACTGGAATGCCCGGATGACAGGCAGACACTTCTGTTCTCAGCAACCGTTTCAAAGGATATAAAATACCTTTCACGCAAGTACATGAACGATCCACAGAAGGTCTTTGCAAAGGCTCATGTGGACTCCAGCAAGCTTGAACAGACCTATTATGATGTACCAAAGCCCATCAAGTTCTCACTTCTTGTTCACCTCCTGAAAAGTGAGAAATCAGGACTGGTAATGGTATTCTGTAACACAAGAAGCAATGTGGACTTCGTCCAGAAGAACCTGCGTAAGAACGGTGTTGATGCTATTGCCATACACGGCGGTCACACACAGGCAAAGAGGAAGAGCACACTCAGCAAGTTCCACTCCAGTGAAGCACATGCACTTGTCTGCACAGATGTTGCTGCACGTGGCCTGGATATTCCTTACGTATCACACGTCTACAACTATGATATCCCTGAAGATGTGAATGAATATGTTCACAGGATAGGCAGGACTGCAAGGGCCGGCAGGGAAGGAAAGGTCATTAATGTTGTCACAGACAGGGAAGCAGATGCTTTCGGAAAGTTAGTGAGACATCACCGGAAATTCACGATCACAAAGGAAGATGTACCTGAGGTCGAGAGAGTCGTTATAAAGGACGAAAAGAACAAACGCCATGACAAGAACAGCTTCAAGAGAGGTGGGAAGAAGTCTGGTGGCCGTGGCAACTTCAAGAAAGGTGAAGGTCGCGGAGAATCAAAGAAGTCCGAAAAAGGTGAAGGCCAGAAAAGACGGGACAGACGTGAGAGGTCCGGGAAAACTGAAAGATCAAATGACCGTAAAGGATTCAAAAGTTCTGGCGAATCCAGGAAACCAAAAGGAAAGACCGGATTTAAGAAGCGTACGGGAGTAAAGGTCAGAAAGGAGTGACCATACCGGTCACCTTTTTATATAAATATAATCTAGTTTTTTACATGACCTGGTTTGTTGCAGATGCAGTGGGTGAATCCTTCAAAAGAACAAGGAAATGCCTGCTGGAACCATTCAACCTGATGAAATGGTTCAAACTTGCCATCATCGTCGCCCTGGCAGGTGGCGGGGGAAGTTCCGGATACAACGGTTCAACATCCGATTACCAAACCAGGGAATTACCACAACTTCCTTTTTTTGATCCGGCAAACGGAAACCGATTCCTTGACCCGATCACATCCATGCAAGATCTTCCGATCATAATTGCGATCATAGGATCCATAATACTATTGGTCCTCATTTTCTGGTATATCTCATCAGTAATGGACTTCGTCCTTGTAGAATCCGTTACAAAAAATGAGGTGAGGTTGCGAGAGTACACTAGAAAGTATATGAGAATGGGTTTGAACCTCTTTGTAATGCGTCTTGTACTGGCAATTGGATTCTTTGCCATATTTGCCATGGCAGCATTACCAATGATCCTGCAGATAATAAATGATCCATCCGGCAATTTCTGGCCGATGTTGATAGCCGGAGGATTAAGTCTTATTGCAATCATATTGATGATATCTATTTTCAGTTCCATCATTTACTCTTTCATATATCTGTGCATCCCTATCGCAATGTATGATCAAGTGGGAATAATCGAGGCACTGGAAAAAGTAGTTGCAACTTTCAGGCAGGACTGGAAACAAATTATAGGATACTGGGCAGGAAGATTTTTGTTGTGGGCAGGTGGTGGAGTTGCTTTCGGCATACTTGCACTCACCATAATACTGATACCAGGTTTGCTCTTCCTGCTCATCGATGGGATAATCTACTTTATCCTTTCTGAAATACTCCAACAGAGCATTATCTGGCTGGCCCTTGCACCGTTTGCCATCATAGAGATAGTGTTGCTGATAATGCTTTCAATTATGGCAATTATGCCATTGCATATCTTTATGAAATACCATATGCTGGTGTTTCTTAAGAAGTGGAGACCACTTACGACGATCCCTTTCTTTGAGCTCACAGATGAGAACTGAGTCTGTTCTCACAACCACTCGTTTTAGTATTTAGTAAGAAGACCAACCGGATACGGCATAGAGATAATATCATTTGAATAGCTAGCAGCTTAAGCGAAAAGCTACTGAAAATTAACTGTTGAAAGTACAAACTTGTTGAAAACACAAGTTATTGAAATAACAGTTATTGAAATT
This genomic stretch from Methanococcoides sp. LMO-2 harbors:
- a CDS encoding DEAD/DEAH box helicase, encoding MGIEDAILRSIEEKCFEAPTEIQEMAIPLILEGKDIIGGAATGSGKTLAFGCGIIQKIERGHGIGALVLTPTRELAEQVHNSLKEFSRHKKLKIASVYGGVAIGPQVKKLERADIVVATPGRLLDHIGRGTIDLDNVEMLVLDEADRMLDMGFIDDVEEIVLECPDDRQTLLFSATVSKDIKYLSRKYMNDPQKVFAKAHVDSSKLEQTYYDVPKPIKFSLLVHLLKSEKSGLVMVFCNTRSNVDFVQKNLRKNGVDAIAIHGGHTQAKRKSTLSKFHSSEAHALVCTDVAARGLDIPYVSHVYNYDIPEDVNEYVHRIGRTARAGREGKVINVVTDREADAFGKLVRHHRKFTITKEDVPEVERVVIKDEKNKRHDKNSFKRGGKKSGGRGNFKKGEGRGESKKSEKGEGQKRRDRRERSGKTERSNDRKGFKSSGESRKPKGKTGFKKRTGVKVRKE
- a CDS encoding DUF7544 domain-containing protein — encoded protein: MTWFVADAVGESFKRTRKCLLEPFNLMKWFKLAIIVALAGGGGSSGYNGSTSDYQTRELPQLPFFDPANGNRFLDPITSMQDLPIIIAIIGSIILLVLIFWYISSVMDFVLVESVTKNEVRLREYTRKYMRMGLNLFVMRLVLAIGFFAIFAMAALPMILQIINDPSGNFWPMLIAGGLSLIAIILMISIFSSIIYSFIYLCIPIAMYDQVGIIEALEKVVATFRQDWKQIIGYWAGRFLLWAGGGVAFGILALTIILIPGLLFLLIDGIIYFILSEILQQSIIWLALAPFAIIEIVLLIMLSIMAIMPLHIFMKYHMLVFLKKWRPLTTIPFFELTDEN